One genomic region from Stutzerimonas decontaminans encodes:
- a CDS encoding diguanylate cyclase produces MNSSVVARPGPSFAVRAFFPRAIGLAVGFICVAAVLLDGKTSAWVWGLLVGFCFVWPLLALGLSRRARSATLSERRFVLFDSLMGGFWVATMGFNVLPSAVLISMMAMNNTATGGARFVLLGLVAQAAGAALSVLVLGFEFSPQTSQLQMYACLPMLIVHPLTIGMVLYRLAYQLGENKRALRSLSRADSLTGLFNRGYWNELLQLEFSHCKTTGGVASLALIDLDNFKLVNDRHGHVVGDELLRQVGQCIRRNLRAADMPGRYGGDEFCVVLPGARGQDAWEVLERLRSEIAGLDFPLAPKLSASLSIGIAECEPSMHDVLAWVQAADLALYDAKRLGRNRISLAQPMKHEDAAAVVAD; encoded by the coding sequence TTGAATTCATCCGTGGTTGCGAGGCCAGGCCCTTCCTTCGCGGTGCGCGCCTTTTTCCCCCGGGCCATTGGACTGGCGGTCGGTTTCATCTGCGTGGCCGCCGTATTACTGGACGGGAAAACATCCGCGTGGGTATGGGGGCTGCTGGTCGGCTTCTGTTTCGTCTGGCCATTGCTGGCGCTAGGCCTGTCCCGCCGTGCACGTTCGGCGACGCTTAGCGAGCGTCGATTCGTCTTGTTCGACTCGCTGATGGGTGGTTTCTGGGTCGCCACGATGGGGTTCAACGTACTGCCTTCGGCGGTGCTGATTTCGATGATGGCCATGAACAACACCGCGACCGGCGGTGCGCGCTTCGTTCTGCTTGGCCTGGTGGCCCAGGCCGCCGGGGCGGCCCTTTCAGTGCTGGTGCTGGGCTTCGAGTTTTCGCCACAGACCAGCCAGCTGCAGATGTATGCCTGCCTGCCGATGCTCATCGTGCACCCGCTCACCATCGGTATGGTGCTCTATCGCCTGGCTTATCAGCTGGGTGAGAACAAGCGGGCACTGCGCAGTCTGAGCCGTGCTGACAGCCTGACCGGGCTGTTCAACCGCGGCTACTGGAACGAGTTGTTGCAGCTGGAGTTCTCTCATTGCAAGACAACCGGCGGTGTTGCCAGTCTCGCGTTGATCGATCTGGACAACTTCAAGCTGGTCAACGACCGTCATGGGCATGTAGTCGGTGATGAGCTGCTGCGCCAAGTCGGCCAATGCATCCGGCGCAACTTGCGCGCCGCTGACATGCCGGGACGTTACGGTGGAGATGAATTCTGCGTGGTGCTGCCCGGCGCGCGTGGGCAGGACGCATGGGAAGTGCTCGAGCGGCTGCGCTCGGAAATTGCCGGGCTGGACTTTCCGCTAGCGCCAAAGCTGAGCGCCAGCCTGAGCATCGGCATTGCGGAGTGCGAGCCGAGCATGCACGACGTGCTCGCCTGGGTGCAGGCGGCGGACTTGGCGCTATACGACGCCAAGCGCCTCGGTCGCAACCGGATATCGCTGGCCCAACCTATGAAGCACGAGGATGCTGCGGCTGTTGTTGCCGACTGA
- a CDS encoding YgaP family membrane protein: MALPSTVNRVPAHTDERVNQQIRMRTQRSVDYHRQNPQLIERRLAELDKEWDIERTLEANAATLIVAGSALGLTASRRFLAIPLVVGGFLLQHALQGWCPPLPVFRRLGIRTAAEIQAERSALEEIRDQA, from the coding sequence ATGGCACTGCCCTCGACCGTGAATAGAGTCCCCGCGCACACCGACGAACGCGTCAATCAGCAGATACGCATGCGCACCCAGCGCTCGGTGGATTACCACCGGCAGAACCCGCAGCTGATCGAGCGGCGCTTGGCGGAGCTGGATAAGGAATGGGACATCGAGCGCACCTTGGAAGCGAATGCGGCGACGCTGATCGTTGCCGGATCAGCGCTTGGCCTGACCGCAAGCCGCAGGTTCTTGGCCATTCCGCTGGTCGTTGGCGGATTTCTGCTACAGCACGCGCTGCAGGGCTGGTGCCCCCCGCTGCCAGTGTTCCGCCGACTGGGGATACGCACAGCTGCGGAAATCCAGGCCGAACGCTCGGCGCTCGAGGAAATTCGCGACCAGGCCTAG
- a CDS encoding ankyrin repeat domain-containing protein: MSHPTEPLPELDDATLAFAEQVFDCARNGDGARLGELLDQGMPANLCNHAGDSLLMLASYHGHIVASRILLEHGADPQLRNRRGHSPLAGAAFKGDLAMIKLLLEHGADVEGRCEDGKTALMMAAMFNRTAIIEYLASQGADPLASDASGATALAAARMMGAADAETLLQRISA; this comes from the coding sequence ATGTCGCACCCGACAGAGCCACTACCCGAACTGGATGACGCCACCCTCGCCTTCGCCGAGCAGGTATTCGATTGCGCGCGCAATGGCGATGGCGCACGCCTTGGCGAGCTTCTGGACCAGGGCATGCCCGCCAACCTGTGCAACCACGCGGGCGACAGCCTGCTCATGCTGGCCAGTTACCACGGCCATATCGTCGCCAGCCGGATACTGCTCGAGCACGGTGCCGATCCGCAGCTACGCAACCGCCGTGGGCATTCGCCACTTGCTGGAGCAGCCTTCAAGGGTGACCTGGCGATGATCAAGCTGCTGCTCGAACACGGCGCTGACGTGGAAGGCCGCTGCGAGGACGGCAAGACCGCGCTGATGATGGCAGCCATGTTCAACCGTACGGCGATTATCGAATACCTCGCCAGTCAGGGCGCCGACCCACTGGCCAGCGACGCCAGCGGTGCGACGGCGCTGGCTGCTGCACGCATGATGGGCGCGGCTGACGCCGAGACGCTGCTGCAGCGGATCAGCGCCTGA
- a CDS encoding DUF3820 family protein, protein MKPEDLERLVTQTMPYGKYKGRLIADLPGHYLNWFARVGFPPGSLGQLLALMHEIDHNGLSALLEPLRRRHGSSRG, encoded by the coding sequence ATGAAACCCGAAGACCTCGAACGCCTGGTCACGCAGACGATGCCGTACGGCAAGTACAAAGGCCGGCTGATCGCCGACCTGCCTGGCCATTACCTCAACTGGTTTGCCCGCGTCGGCTTCCCGCCCGGCAGTCTCGGTCAGTTGCTCGCATTGATGCACGAGATCGATCACAACGGGCTGTCGGCGCTGCTGGAACCGTTACGCCGTCGCCACGGCTCGTCGCGCGGCTAG